CTTGCTCCTGAGCCTGTTCTCAGTGCATTGAGCTGTTTGGCACAGTTTGTAGGATCTCACCGCCCTGTGATATGAAGTCAGCCACTGCTTGCCAGCAGAAAGTGGTCACTGCTGTTTTATTGGGAGATTGGAGTGTATGGGGTCAAATCCCGTTGCCTGTCCCTGTGTCACAGTGtggagcaagggatgaggaaaccagtggtgagtttatttttccttctgaAGTGTAGCTCAGGCTCATTGTCATTTTTGGGACAATCAGTCAAAATGTGTGGGTTTAGATGGACATAACTGCCAGATGGCTGCATTCAGTCAATATTTAACAAACATGATTCTCTATTTCTTCACTCTCAGGTTAAGACTATTTCACTGAAAATCCTGTTCTAGCCTTTCCTTGTTCTTCTCATTAACATTAGTTGCAACTAATCTCTCAGGATGTTTAGCCTTGTAGATGTCCTATTGAGGGACAATGCCTGTGGCTTCAGCAGgggtaggatttgaaacaaagaaacttacagcacaggaacaggtccttcagccctccaagcctgcgccgatcaagatcctctatctaacctgtcatctactttTTAAatcggtctgtgtccatttgctccctgcccatccatgtacctgtccaaatatatcttaaaagatgctaacgtgtctgcatctaccacctccgctggcaacgcgttccagacacccaccaccctctgtgtaaagaactttccacgcatatctctctaACTTGATATAAACTGACAAGTAAAACCAGAACCTAAGATTGCTCAACCACACTACAACAGCAAGCAGACTGCAATAAAACGTCTTGactgatgggattcaaacccagtgtGAATGCATGCTCGCAGTGACTTGGAATCATTTCCAAAACCTCATCCCAAAGATACACCATTGTATTAATATTTTGGTACAATATTGGCACTTTTAATATAGCAGGATTTAATAAGATCAGTATAAACAGCCAATAAGCAGACATCATTATGTGGTATGAGTAAGAGCAAAATCCCTCAACTGGGGTTCtttgtgaacttgctggtgtatTAGCAAGACGGAATACAGAGtgaatccccccaccccctcacacagAGCAAACAAACGGCTTTTCTCCAGTGTgtactcgctggtgtctcagtaGGTGGGATgaccgagtgaatcccttcccacactccaagcaagtgaatggtctctctccagtatgAATGCGGTGATGTATCAGCAGGTGTGTTGActcagtgaatcccttcccacactcagagcaggtgaatggtttctccccagagTGAAATCGCTGGTGTGTTAGCAAGTTGTATGACTGactgaatccctttccacacacagagcagatgaaaggtttctctccagtgtgaattcgctggtgtctcagcaagctggataactgagtgaatcctttcccacaaacagagcatgtgaatggtttctctccagtgtgaactcgctgatgttCAAGCAGGTAGGATGAAGCAGCAAAGCTTTTTTcacacacagagcagatgaatggtttctccccagtgtgacgtCGCTGGTGTATGAGAAGATGGGATGAccgagtgaatcctttcccacacacagcacagatgaatggtctctccccagtgtgaatgcgttggtgagtttccagctgggatgggtaacgAAATCCCTTCCCGCAATCCCCACACTTCCACAGTCTCTCCTCAGTGTGACTGCACTGGTGTTCTGACATTTCAGATTAACGTTTGAAAACTCTTTCACACAGAGCATGTGTAGAAGCTCTCCCTAGTACGAATA
The window above is part of the Stegostoma tigrinum isolate sSteTig4 chromosome 7, sSteTig4.hap1, whole genome shotgun sequence genome. Proteins encoded here:
- the LOC125454184 gene encoding gastrula zinc finger protein XlCGF49.1-like: MSEHQCSHTEERLWKCGDCGKGFRYPSQLETHQRIHTGERPFICAVCGKGFTRSSHLLIHQRRHTGEKPFICSVCEKSFAASSYLLEHQRVHTGEKPFTCSVCGKGFTQLSSLLRHQRIHTGEKPFICSVCGKGFSQSYNLLTHQRFHSGEKPFTCSECGKGFTESTHLLIHHRIHTGERPFTCLECGKGFTRSSHLLRHQRVHTGEKPFVCSV